In Silene latifolia isolate original U9 population chromosome X, ASM4854445v1, whole genome shotgun sequence, the following proteins share a genomic window:
- the LOC141617912 gene encoding uncharacterized protein LOC141617912 — translation MKCTGSFFTWNNKQPSSTRVFSRIDRVLVNDEWVSKWPDHFAHYAPEGDYDHCPCFIRLGDTNLRQKRPFKFFNMWTGVPDFLVIVENGWNNGVHGTMMYKVVRKLKLLKSNLKALNKDLFSDIERNSDIAHELLINAQRQLHSDPQNSV, via the coding sequence ATGAAATGTACTGGGTCATTCTTTACCTGGAACAATAAACAACCTAGCTCTACTAGGGTTTTCAGTAGGATTGACAGGGTACTTGTGAATGATGAATGGGTGTCTAAATGGCCTGATCATTTTGCTCATTATGCTCCTGAGGGTGATTATGATCATTGCCCATGCTTCATTAGATTAGGTGATACTAATTTGAGACAGAAGAGGCCATTCAAATTTTTCAATATGTGGACTGGAGTACCTGATTTCTTGGTGATTGTTGAGAATGGTTGGAATAATGGTGTGCATGGGACTATGATGTATAAGGTGGTGAGGAAGTTGAAACTGCTCAAGTCAAACCTAAAAGCCTTGAATAAAGACCTTTTTTCTGACATTGAGAGGAATTCTGATATTGCACATGAATTGTTGATTAATGCACAGAGGCAGTTGCATTCTGACCCTCAAAATAGTGTTTGA